The Cellulomonas flavigena DSM 20109 DNA segment GCCGCGTCCCGATCGCGCTCGGCCTCGATCCCCGCGTCGAGCAGCGCCCGACGGTAGCTGCCGAACGCCCGGACGGCGGGCCGCGGAGCGACGCGCAGCAGCGCCGAGACCGCCTTGTAGCGCAGGCTCGGGGTCGACAGCACGACACCGCGACGCACGTCCGCGAGCGCCGCCGCGACGACGTCCTCCGCATCGAGCCACGCGGCCGTCGGGTAGTGCGTCGTGTCGATGCGCCCGCGCGCGTGGAACTCGGTGTGCGTGTAGCCGGGCGCCACGACCGTCGCCGTCACCCCGGTGCCCTTCAGCTCGACCGCGAGGCCCTCGGTGAACGTGCGCACCCAGGCCTTGTGCGCGGAGTACGTGCCCGAGGCGATGAGCGCCGCGACGGACCCGACGTTGAGGATCGCCCCGCGCCCGCGCCGCACCATCGCGTCCGCGGCGGCGTGCGACAGCACCATGACCGTGCGGACCATGAGCTCGAGCGCGCGGTCCTCGGCGTCGACGTCGCCTCCGACGAACCGCTGGTTGAGCCCGAGGCCCGCGTTGTTGACGAGGAGCCCCACGGGGCGTTCGTCGGAGCGCAGGCGCTGCGCGACCCGCTCGACGTCGGCGCGGTCGGTGAGGTCGGCGGGCAGCACCTCGGCGTGCACGCCCGCGGCGGCCTCGAGCTGACCCTTGAGGCGGGTCAGCCGTTCCTCGTCGCGCGCCACGAGGACGACGTCGTGCCGTGCCGTGGCGAGCTGCCAGGCGAACTCCAGACCGAGGCCGGCGCTCGCGCCGGTGACCAGTGCGGTACCCATGGGCGCCACCCTACGGACCGGGACGGGGCCGCGTCGCGGTGTCCCGGGATCGTGTCCCGGGTGCGCGCGCCGCCGGCCGCCCGTAGCGTCGGTGCGGTCGTCGCGACGGGACGGGGTGAGGTGCGTGACCACGAACGGTGAGCTGGTCCCGGCGCCGCTGGCGCTCGTGACGGGGGCGTCGAGCGGCATCGGGCTCGAGGTGGCGGTGCGGCTGGCGGAGCTCGGTCACGACCTCGTCGTGACGTCCGAGGACGACGACCTGGCGCTCGCCGCCGACGGCCTGACCGGGCAGGGCCGCGCCGTGCGCGCGGTGCGCGCCGACCTGACGTCGCCCGAGGGCGTGGACGCGCTGGTCGCGGAGGTCACGGGCACGGGCCGCCCCCTCGACGTCCTCGTGCTCAACGCCGGCACCGGCGCGGGCGGCGCGTTCCTCGACGTCCCGCTCGAGCGGCACCTGGCCACGATCGGGCTCGACGTCGTCGCGCCCGTGCGGCTCGCGCACGCGCTGCTGCCCGCGATGGTCGCCCGGGGCGTCGGCCGCGTGCTGGTGACCTCGTCGGTCGCTGCGCTGATGCCCGGGCCGTACTACGCGACCTACGCGGCGTCGAAGGCGTTCGACCTGTCGTTCGCGCAGGCGCTGCGGTACGAGCTGCGCGACACGGGCGTCACGGTGACGGCGCTGCTGCCCGGCCCGACGGACACGGAGTTCTTCGAGCGGGCCGACATGCAGGACACGCGCGTGTCGCACGGGGACAAGGACGACCCTGCGGACGTCGCGCGGCAGGCGGTCGACGGGCTGCTCGAGGGCAGGGAGAAGGTCGTCGTGCGGTCGCTGAAGGCGCGTGCGCAGGCCGCCGCGGGCGCAGTGCTCAGCGACGGGGCCGCGGCCGCGATGCACGCACGGTTCACCGAGCCGCTCGACGAGCCCGACGAGGGCTGAGGTCGGTTCGCCGTCCACAGGCCGGTCGACCTGGACCCCGCACGTCGGTGGCGGCTCGTAGGGTGGTCGGGTGCTGCCGGATCCCGCCCCCGAGACCCGTCGACGCCGCTCGGCGGACCCGTTCGACGACGTCCCGGCGGCCGAGCCCCCGGCGTGGGAGGACGCGCCGGCGGAGCCGTGGTGGGACGAGGCTCCCCCGCCGGACGACGCCCCGCCGCCCGAGGCGTGGGCGGACGACCCGTGGGCGCCGGGCGCGGCCGCGACGCGCGGACGGTCGACGTCGCGCCGGCCCGACGCGCCGCGCAGCACCGCGACGGGCCACCCGGCACCGTCGCACGGCACACCCGCGGACGTCCTGCACCGCGTGTGGGGCTACGAGGCGTTCCGCGGCGACCAGGCGGCGGTCGTCGACACGGTGGTCGCGGGCGGCGACGCGGTCGTGCTCATGCCCACCGGTGGGGGCAAGTCGCTGTGCTACCAGGTGCCCGCGCTGGTCCGCGAGGGCACCGGCGTGGTGGTCTCGCCGCTGATCGCGCTCATGCAGGACCAGGTGGACGCGCTGTCCGCGCTCGGCGTGCGCGCGGGGTTCCTCAACTCGACGCAGGAGCGGCACCAGCGTCGCGCCGTCGAGGACGCGTTCCTCTCCGGCGAGCTCGACCTGCTGTACCTCGCGCCGGAGCGCCTGCGGGTACCCGAGACGCTCGACCTGCTGGACCGGGGCCACGTCGCGCTGTTCGCGATCGACGAGGCGCACTGCGTGTCGCAGTGGGGCCACGACTTCCGGCCCGACTACCTCGCGCTGTCCCTGCTGCACGAGCGCTGGCCGGACGTGCCCCGTGTGGCGCTGACGGCCACGGCGACCCGCGCGACGCACCGGGAGATCTGCGAGCGGCTGCAGCTGACGGACGCCGCGCAGTTCGTCGCGAGCTTCGACCGGCCCAACATCCGGTACCGGATCGTGCCGAAGGACAACCCGCGCGCGCAGCTGCTGCACCTGCTGCGCACGGAGCACGACGGCGACTCCGGCATCGTCTACTGCCTGTCGCGCGCATCGGTCGAGCAGACCGCCGAGGCGCTGCGCGACGCCGGGATCGACGCGCTGCCGTACCACGCGGGCCTCGAGCGGGGGGTGCGCGCGGCCAACCAGTCGCGGTTCCTGCGCGAGGACGGTGTGGTGATGGTCGCGACCATCGCGTTCGGCATGGGCATCGACAAGCCGGACGTGCGGTTCGTCGCACACCTCGACCTGCCGAAGTCGGTCGAGGGCTACTACCAGGAGACGGGCCGCGCGGGTCGTGACGGGCTGCCGTCGACAGCGTGGCTCGCGTACGGCCTGGCCGACGTGGTGCAGCAGCGGCGCCTCATCGACACCTCGGAGGGCGACGCCGCCCACAGGCGGCGGCTCACGCAGCACCTCGACGCGATGCTCGCGCTCTGCGAGACGGTGGACTGCCGGCGCACCCAGCTCCTGGCGTACTTCGGCCAGGAGTCCGACGGCCCGTGCGGCAACTGCGACACGTGCCTCGAGCCGCCGCAGTCGTGGGACGGCACGGTGCCGGCGCAGAAGCTGCTGTCGACGATCGTGCGCCTGGACCAGCGCGGGCAGCGGTACGGCGTGGGGCACCTGGTCGACATCCTGCGCGGCAAGGCGACGCCGCGCGTGCAGCAGCTGGGCCACGAGTCGCTGTCGACCTTCGGGATCGGCCAGGACCTGTCCGACGGCGAGTGGCGCGGCGTGGTGCGCCAGCTCCTGGCGGCCGAGCTGCTGGCGGTCGACACCGAGGGCTACGGCACGCTGCGCCTGGTGCCCGCATCGGCGGACGTGCTGCGCGGCGAGCGCGAGGTGCGGCTGCGCCGCGAGCCGGAGCGCACGGGCCGGGCGACGCGCGAGCGCCGCGGGTCCGGGCGACCGGCCGCGGCGGCGGACCTCAGCGGGGACGACGCGGCCGTGTTCGAGGCGCTGCGCGCGTGGCGTGCGGGCGCGGCGAAGGAGCAGGGCGTGCCCGCGTACGTGGTGTTCCACGACGCGACGCTGCGCGAGATCGCGACCCGCCGCCCGGCGAGCCGGGCCGAGCTCGGCACGATCAGCGGCGTCGGCGCGGCCAAGCTCGACCGGTACGGCGAGGGGGTGCTGGCCACCCTGGCGGGGTGAGGGCTCAGACCTGCGCCGAGCCCGTCGACCCACGGACGATCAGACGGGTCGGCAGCAGGACCGGTGCGCCGGGCACCGGCAGGTCGACGACCAGCCCGTCGTCGTCCTCGTCGTCACCACCCGCGGGGCGCTCGCCGTCGAGCCGCGTGAGCAGCAGGTCGGCGGCCATGCGGCCGGCACGCTCGACGGGCGACTCGATGGTCGTCAGCGCCGGCCGCACGAGGTCGGAACCGAAGATGTCGTCGCACCCGACCACGCTCAACCCTTCCGGCACGGCGACGCCGCGCG contains these protein-coding regions:
- the recQ gene encoding DNA helicase RecQ, which encodes MLPDPAPETRRRRSADPFDDVPAAEPPAWEDAPAEPWWDEAPPPDDAPPPEAWADDPWAPGAAATRGRSTSRRPDAPRSTATGHPAPSHGTPADVLHRVWGYEAFRGDQAAVVDTVVAGGDAVVLMPTGGGKSLCYQVPALVREGTGVVVSPLIALMQDQVDALSALGVRAGFLNSTQERHQRRAVEDAFLSGELDLLYLAPERLRVPETLDLLDRGHVALFAIDEAHCVSQWGHDFRPDYLALSLLHERWPDVPRVALTATATRATHREICERLQLTDAAQFVASFDRPNIRYRIVPKDNPRAQLLHLLRTEHDGDSGIVYCLSRASVEQTAEALRDAGIDALPYHAGLERGVRAANQSRFLREDGVVMVATIAFGMGIDKPDVRFVAHLDLPKSVEGYYQETGRAGRDGLPSTAWLAYGLADVVQQRRLIDTSEGDAAHRRRLTQHLDAMLALCETVDCRRTQLLAYFGQESDGPCGNCDTCLEPPQSWDGTVPAQKLLSTIVRLDQRGQRYGVGHLVDILRGKATPRVQQLGHESLSTFGIGQDLSDGEWRGVVRQLLAAELLAVDTEGYGTLRLVPASADVLRGEREVRLRREPERTGRATRERRGSGRPAAAADLSGDDAAVFEALRAWRAGAAKEQGVPAYVVFHDATLREIATRRPASRAELGTISGVGAAKLDRYGEGVLATLAG
- a CDS encoding SDR family NAD(P)-dependent oxidoreductase is translated as MTTNGELVPAPLALVTGASSGIGLEVAVRLAELGHDLVVTSEDDDLALAADGLTGQGRAVRAVRADLTSPEGVDALVAEVTGTGRPLDVLVLNAGTGAGGAFLDVPLERHLATIGLDVVAPVRLAHALLPAMVARGVGRVLVTSSVAALMPGPYYATYAASKAFDLSFAQALRYELRDTGVTVTALLPGPTDTEFFERADMQDTRVSHGDKDDPADVARQAVDGLLEGREKVVVRSLKARAQAAAGAVLSDGAAAAMHARFTEPLDEPDEG
- a CDS encoding SDR family NAD(P)-dependent oxidoreductase; this encodes MGTALVTGASAGLGLEFAWQLATARHDVVLVARDEERLTRLKGQLEAAAGVHAEVLPADLTDRADVERVAQRLRSDERPVGLLVNNAGLGLNQRFVGGDVDAEDRALELMVRTVMVLSHAAADAMVRRGRGAILNVGSVAALIASGTYSAHKAWVRTFTEGLAVELKGTGVTATVVAPGYTHTEFHARGRIDTTHYPTAAWLDAEDVVAAALADVRRGVVLSTPSLRYKAVSALLRVAPRPAVRAFGSYRRALLDAGIEAERDRDAARD